Below is a genomic region from Primulina eburnea isolate SZY01 chromosome 9, ASM2296580v1, whole genome shotgun sequence.
GTCATGCATATTTTTGTTTCTTTAAAGCATTTTTGACCAATCTATTACAGATTGATGATGTTATAAGTCAAGCTCAAGTGACTAGGACTGTTTTGGGTTCCCAACGGACCTTGTTTAGTGATGTTCAAGGAAAAGTGAAACTACTAAGCGATAAATATCCAGTGATTCGTGGCCTAATTGGTAATTTTTGAAGCCACCATTGCTGTTTGATTCTTCATATGAAAATTCGTATTCTTGATTTTCTATCAGACCAATTGGTTGAACTTTCAACCAAATTCAGACCCATCCAAACAAAATTCAACTTTCCTTCAAAAACCAGTATTTGATATCGTGATCATGCTTTCCTCTCAGGTTCAatcagaagaaagaaatcaagaGACACACTCATCCTAtctgctgttatcgctgcctgtACACTCTTTCTTATCATTTATTGGCTTTCGAAGTGAAATAGATTTTACTTTGTCGTTGAAAATGATCCTTTCTACATGTGTAGAAATATTCACATCAATGTATTGATTTTTACATGCCTATTTAGCACATTATCCTTGGCCAAGTTTATATGTTACATGTATTGAAAGTCTTTCTTAGCGGTAACATACCAAcgcataaaatttcaaaaaaaaggtaataaaaagaaaatcagTATACTGTATTAGATATTTGAATCTTAGCTCTCAATTTCTTCCTTTGGTCTCTCAACTTGGAATCGTCCGCCTTACATAATAACACAAACCCTACGGTCTGAAAACATGGAGGGGAACTTCCATGAATGTCCATCTATTACTGATTTTACAGCAAAAAACAATCACATAAAAATGGTTCATTGTGGTCTCAGTAGGATGATCACCCGGTGATGTCCAACTCGAGTCTCACTTATCCGACCGAGGTGGCGAAGGACCTACAAGGCCAAAAGAAAGGGAAAATGGATAGAGTGATTCGTGTCTGATGAAATCAATCAGCAAAATGCATTGAAGCGGAGGAGCCAATTAAACATGAATGCAATCAAATGGGCTAATCATGAGCAAAATAGTGGAGCAAATATCTTAGGAACAAAACCTTCACATAAGCTGAGATACATTTGGAAGGACAAGGATCATACTAGAACCTTAAAATCATCAGAAGAATCCTAATAAACTTgctaatatttattaaaaatcatGTGTGTTTTCATTAGTGAATAAGAATCACTAACCGTCAATATTGCTTTTCCGGTATTGTCAAGCTTCATTGCAGGCCCTTTGACATCAGATTCCAGGAAGAAGTGTTTTCCCTTCACTGCATCCATCATTGCAATGTCACGTAATTCCTGAGCATGTTAAAGAGAAATCACTATTCGTGCACCAAGTACCCCTGATAACCCAAAAAATTTGAAGCAGACGCATGAGAAACGAAAACATGCGAGTCATCTGTAAGTTATATCGGTTCTATATCATCGATGATAAAATTTGAATCTCTTGCACTCAATTCTAAATCAAATAGGGCgacatataataaaaataataggtCCCCAGCACTAGAAAGTCTCGCATTTCTAATCGGTCTCTTTCCTCAAGGAGTGCATCCTTAAAAGGAATACTGCAACCTCGAACCGCCCACCTACCCACAAGAAGGCTGGCCTCACAACGAGAATCACTTACCAGAGCTCGGTCCAAGTTATTCTCTGTCAGCTTCACAACACAAAAGAAATTGGAAACCAGTCAGCATTGAAGAATTGTTTCAAGTACATGAGGAAGAGAAATAAAAAAGAATTGTTAAAATAACCTTTTTTCTTGGCGCTGTGATAAGCTGGGCATTTGCTTCAGCATATGTTACCATATCACCAATTGCGGCATTGACCTTATCCAAAGTGAGCCTTTGTTTCATGTACCTGCATATTACTTACGGCTGAGCCATTGGGAAAAGGGACACTCGATGTAtaatgaaatttgaaaataatctTAACGCGGTTTAGTAGTTTGTATATTTCAGATGCAGTGGAACAACAGGGTTCCCAAAATGTAAGTAGCTTACGATGGCAAGGAATTTAGTTCGTCACCAGTAATATACCACACTGGAGGCGAGGCCCGACCCTTTTTATCCTGGAATAAAAAGCCAGaatcataaaaatgtttgaaattGTCGATTTGGTTATTCAATCATAGTTCAGCGTCCATCTCGTTCCATGGGGAAAGAGACAAGTTTTGCTAGCTGAAGGGATGAACCCTTCAGAAATATCCAACCAGACAGTTTTAACAACTTTAAAGAGTGGCACCATTGAAGAAACAACACAATATATGCTGAAGAAATTGACTCAGTTAAAGTGGCATCTTCGATATAAAGGAATAGACTATTAGACTTGATTGATCAGTTTTTCTCCTCCTTACTAAAGATAAAAGAATGAGCTAATCACTCTCGCTAAATCTATATTCAGTACAATTCGGATAACAGCTTCAAAAGTCTTTAGCTAGCTGATCAACTGAAGAGCGCTATGAGGCTAGCAGTGCAACACAATTATCTGCCAAATATCCAAAGTTGAATTCAAAGATAAAATTCCTCGTATCATCTcatcaatataatcagaaattcatcaTCATTAATATAGAGGAAACATTTTACATTGTAGAAACATCATTACATAAGATGGTAACAAATTAAACGAAAAACCTTTCTTGAGCAAAATAAATGAAACACAGACTGAGAAGACAAGAAGAGAAACAATAAAATCACTTTGTAATTAGTTATAAGCCTTCTATTGGTAGAATTAAGTTACAGACATACTACTTTAAAATCGGCAGCTTAAAAAGTATCATTTCACATCCGTAAAGATTTTTCTCAATTAGTCGTCTTTATAGTTACATACATCATATGACCAAGGCTATGTTACTAGGTATCATCTTAACGTTTTAAATGTCGAAACATTAACAGGACAGGTACTAATGTCGTGTTGGCACAATAAAAACAATGGTTTCCCTTTGATGCATATTGATAAAAGACTTGGTTGTTTATCCCGTTAAGTAGGCCACAATAGAAATGGTTCTCTGTATCTACAATAAGTATCCCTACTAGATAGGGAAAAATAGAGTGAATTTTGTGGTAAAAAATATGCTTCTACCTATCGGTTTCCCAATCGGTTAGAGTTGTATTCGTAATCAACAACTTTTCTATTTATTTTCCcggtttgaaattttttttcttatacATCATAATAAGAGATCACGTGATACTTAATACATAGAAAATCATTTGAATATATACATATCTGAACATATTTGTGCATATATAAAAAGGTAATTTTCATAAAAAGTTATATTCTCAATAAACATTTTTCAGGAAGGTACAGAAATTTAGAAACTATTTATAACGCAAGTATTCTCTAAACTTAAGTTGTTGATACGGTTTGAAACCAAACTCTCCCTTCCTAGACTAGTTAGTATCTTCTTTTAGACTCCCCATCTCCTAGACCCTTTGCCACATGCAGGTGCGAGAATTAGACATGCTCTATTATGCAATTTGAGAAGATTGTATGATAACTTAGTGTTAGAGTTAGGGTCCTATTTATAGGTAAGGAATTCAAGTAACGTGAAGAGTCTCATCATTAAAGGTTGTATTGTGTTGTCACCATGAATACACCATGACAAGGCTTCTTTGGATATATTATGATACAGTTATTTCACTATAAATTAACGGGAATTAAGGCCACACTGTTAATTTTGCTAATCACCTCTCCTTACTTGATTATGACACAACTGCTACAATAAATCCTTCAAGTTAATGACAGTAAATCTCTTATAATGCTAGGTAGGTGAAGAGTCATCATTGTCTCGCTCATAGCAAGGAGAAAAGTTTGTAACATCCACATCATCAAAACATGCATTAGTAGATGAGTATTGCTCCATTACATGCACCGAAGTTAAGTTTGCTAATAATAGGGACGTAGAAGGTCTCATGACACAGTTTTTCCGTCGGTTCCATGTTCAAAGATCAAATACTGAGGATGTTCAAGGTCTCTAACTTCCAAATTACTCTTATACTTACATATTATATAACAAGGAGAGGATGCTAGTCACTATCACCGTCAAAATTAAGTCACATTTAAACTCATCCTcttaatatcataatttcaccATTAAATCATCTTATTCTCGTGATGATAATTTGAAAAGATTCTCAAAATTTACTGACTCACATTGAGTTTTCTGCAGTTGACTTAAGCAATTGTGCTAGACATAActtaaataatgaaaaaaattcaccGAGAAAAAATTGAATGAGTAAATAAAACAATTGgattagaaaaaaaatatgCCAGAGGTTCCTCACTTTGGATGGTGCCGGCTCCTCAAGTTTTAAAGACTCGATTCCATAATCTACTTGGCTGATCCCTGGTTGCTTCCTATAACTGATGACACCAAGGAAGGAAACAAAAGATCACCTATCAATCAGTCGAGAAGACAATTTTGTTGCTTCAACAAATTGTACAATACCATTTGCTCGTCTCTGTATTGGTACTAGTAATTCTTTCGGGTATATATGAAGGAACACAAGCAGAAACTGTCTCCAATTTCTTTTGCTGTCGCAAGGCTGCCTCTATTAATTTCTGCACTTACAATGAATAAATCACTCAATTCAGTTCATAGATTAGCTTGTCATTCCTCTTAGAGTTTAGTCTGAACTTTTAACTTTCACCTTGCATGCTTGAAATTTTTTGTAGATTGGCTTCATCTAATCATTtcgaaaataaatttatcaGACAGGATTATAGATGCTTAGATCTAATTCAAATGTCAATTAATCTTAAAAATACACCGCTGCCTCCATGTCAAACATATGAAATTTCATGTATAAACTTTTCAATCTGAGTGTCTTAACTCACAGTTAAGATTTTCATTTGAAGTATAAATCCATCAGTACCATACCACTTGCAAGTGACAATATTCAAAGCCCTAACTTTTTTTTTACCATTATACCTGCCAAATCGTCAGTAACAGCTTCAATTCAAAAATTTCTTTGAAATTCAAATCCTATTGTCACAATATTCGATACTATAACATGTAAGAAGAATTAAATTCAATATGCAAAAACATTTTCCATCTTAGGCAATATTCAAACATTTACCCACCAGAATCGCGCGTCTCAACAAGCGAAGTAAAAAATACCTTAGCTTTGGGGATGGCTTGAGCCTCGTCGCGCAACCGATCCTTAATATTTTGAACCTGAAGCTCCATACCTTTCAATGCTGCATCTATGCCCGACAAATCGCTGATGCTGCTGGCCGGGTACACTATCCAATTTCAGAGGAAAAAAACAAATGAACAAGAGGAATCATCGCATAGATTTATCAATAACTTGAATTCTCAACTGTTTCGAGCAATCACAAACTGCTGGAGCTCCGCGATTCGAGAATTGAATTGGGAGATCAAAGAGTCAAGGGAAGCTCCCGCTTCTTTCACATCCATCTTTCTCTCTCTAGGTTTCGCAGTTCTCTGCTAATAGCGATTTTCTGCTTCTGGCGCGAAACACCTTATGACGAGCTTTTTAAACGTTATTTTCTTCCCCTTGAAAAAAACAAGAGTGAGTACATTCTAACACAAGGTATTacgaatttatatttataatatggattatatatataaaaatatactattttttatataaaaaataatatttttcattaatcgGATTGAGTTGAAAATATATCTCAACAAATTTATCAATGAGATGATATCATAGAAGAAACGTCAACTATTCATTTTTCTTTATAATATaatagaatttttttatttttttctttcttacaTGCTTTCGACTAAATACATATacacataaatatatttttgcatcatttaaaataattcaccAACTCgctatttaaaaatccaaaagaacGCAGTGTAAAACGTAAAATCGTCCAACAAAATCTAAAGCTAGCATTTTTCCAAAGTAGCATAAATATCTTAAATCCTCTCAAAATTactcaaaagcataaaaattacaaaatatttaaagtaATCTTAAATCATAATAATGCGAAAAAACTAGCAAAGATCCTCGAGTTATGTGCATCATCAGTCCAGtcagttcaaccatcaagtcctccaaCATCATCAAAATCACGCTCACATGCATCATTCACAACTAGTGAGTCAATTGACTcagcaaataatcatgataacaagtaatacatatatgtTCACATGcactgaaaatacttttaacaaAAACAGCCTTTCATGagtatgcataaactttaaatcttTTTTCATCCTATACGTATATGTTtcccttttattgaattcagatcattaattgcgaatgatccatctacgtataactatGTTACCAGGCGGTgtggacatcagcgacactttCACCCATCAACTGATATTTGGTCTTATATATCATCATATCCCTTCTTATTAATCACAATCAATTCATctccttcaacttttcattatattcatcacttataaaaattcatgcatacatgtcatttttctttttaaccaattatgcaacacgtcttttagcattatcgttttgcatcataaaattccataaatttttaaaataaacattttaacactCATTagagcattcagggcactgccagaTCGTCTAACATTTTTTAAgcgtaaaatgatcgttttatccctgaaaccctaactttcccAAATTACCATTGGACCTTAAAACGACAAATCAAATCCATCCAAATTTAacataacaccttaaaatacactcataaatatttcttaggcATAAACTTAACTCCTCAACTAATTttctaattcgttttaaaacttaaacatacatTCCGGTTTTAACCAAATCAACTCGAAACTTCACCAAACTTTATCAAACTTGAATCATAGCTTACTAACACCTAACCATATCATATGCAACCCAAATCAAGCCATATAAAACCTTCGGAAAAGCCTAGACAACAACTGGATTTTTTTACCCATAATACGAAACCCTGGCCTCATAACCTTGCACCCCTTCGGCCCTAGCCCTTAACCAACAAGACCAGCCCCTATGCAACTTTCCTAGGACCATGACCGAGCCCCTGACAAGCTTCCTAAGAATATGACCGAGCCCCTACAAGACCCGCACCCTTCATGCCTAGCGCCTATGGACCCTTCTATGCCTAGCGCCTATAAACAttaaaatcagtttcaatgttctttcaagaacaacccgctctgataccagttgttaggatcggttaggggGATCACCGTTGAACTACAATAgttcggttcttgaaatattgaacatagatgaattaaatcgagtttggtgttcaaaccaagtgGAAAAtgctcgaaataatccttcgtagaaccgattaaatattttgtaaactatttaaaacatatgcaagttgaatgagtaaaaatattttagttgaagcattttttcaaacacttggtatacaatattttggtatttgaagaacacataaaatacctcaacaatgcttctttaaaattatgaaaatgataagtaaatgcaataaacaaatagacacgaatttgtttatggatgttcggagacttcaaatgctttaATGTCACCCCTTCTTTTCCTTGAAAAGGatattcactagaagactttgatttatacaactctttgtacaaactcactcagctaggacttacccactgcctaaactgaactcctagcactcaacaTTGTAGGCAGCAcatcacaatcagcatattgtttaatgtctcatatgcaaagactatatacacaagtttattgtctttgtgcaagactcactcaactaaactttgaagttcaactttgttgtatatgtgtgagtgattgtgtgtgaggaatttatcatttacaatgtacatctcaaatgtatcctcacacaagtgCTTATGCTCTCAACTAGTTGaattcttcatgctaactgcccatgttttgaatccccttcaaaagctcttgtttgatcttcaaaatgttgtatttataagcctcaacaatgatatatatgttagacacaagaatatgatcgATAGGAAAGTTTTTGTACTGTTTCTGAGATTGGAACGGTCAAATTCGCCTTGCTGGACAATTTCCCGACAACTCAACtagtcgttcagttcaactggtcagtagctggttcagtttagttggtcagctgctggttcggttcagtttaactggttcggttcagttggtcagcaactggttcagttcagttggtctggttcaactgatcttcagctggttcagtttcagctagtgtgctgaaatcagcctagctgatttcagtttgtgcagaaccagtaacttcatcgtcatttatcagcatcttaagcttcgattcagactttgacttctgaagatgatttgtaaaTCATCGTCTTAtttttccaacgcatactgaatcgcttcatttcaATAACGAGCTAAGAGATATAaccaaaataccgcaactgctcaaacccaactgattgctgttttcgtgcaaaaggattcaagccgagatctgatcggaaacactttaccgataCAAGTACAAGTGGGGATGGACCACATTCATGTTTTCCTCGAGGATCCCGaaagccaaagattcctcgacaaagttAAAGAAGACATGTGACTATCCCAATAAGAAAAGCAGGACCACCACCATGTGAGTGGAAAGGACAGGACCACCAATAATCGGTGGGAAAAGACACAAGAACCACTAATAATGAGTGTCAAAAGACAAAGGAACATTGGatactttatttagaaaatgaaTCCAATAAAGATGACAAGAAAAACTGGACCTAAACCTTAAACTATAAATAAAGGGAAATGGAACCAGTTAAACACAccagaatcaaaacttaaaaatgtacCGTGT
It encodes:
- the LOC140841425 gene encoding SKA complex subunit 1 homolog — encoded protein: MDVKEAGASLDSLISQFNSRIAELQQFVIARNMYPASSISDLSGIDAALKGMELQVQNIKDRLRDEAQAIPKAKKLIEAALRQQKKLETVSACVPSYIPERITSTNTETSKCYRKQPGISQVDYGIESLKLEEPAPSKDKKGRASPPVWYITGDELNSLPSYMKQRLTLDKVNAAIGDMVTYAEANAQLITAPRKKLTENNLDRALELRDIAMMDAVKGKHFFLESDVKGPAMKLDNTGKAILTVLRHLGRISETRVGHHRVIILLRPQ